From a single Apium graveolens cultivar Ventura chromosome 2, ASM990537v1, whole genome shotgun sequence genomic region:
- the LOC141708497 gene encoding uncharacterized protein LOC141708497: METFTDLENNGSYDNHPEYLPQSPLCYHVPTTQEVGSSEVCKPKRSRTKNFSTQEDMLLMSAWLNVSVNPIHENDQAQQPYWNRVTAYFHEHKQFDSDRTANSLMHRWSAIQIAVSKFQEYYNQIDAKDQSLTTEQNKVCQALEMYKSLHKTSFTFMHCWNELRYAPKFASNVLKKKNKKPQHSSTVTSSPSTPDSVSLNEEAEATIEQTMGRKATEELYKRAKRKIQEAEKAEDEYFKAIFLEIKETQLVARDEMIKRVDELMKLERERFEQEKRNEEREKEQEERERKKEERERKKEEREEILYEQRIMSTDTTKMDEIETEYYSLLKTSIIKKRRITGFQF; this comes from the exons ATGGAGACTTTCACAGATTTGGAAAATAACGGTTCATACGACAACCATCCTGAATATTTGCCCCAGTCACCTTTATGTTATCATGTCCCCACAACACAGGAAGTTGGTTCGTCCGAAGTTTGTAAACCGAAAAGAAGCCGAACAAAGAATTTCTCAACACAAGAAGATATGCTGCTCATGTCTGCGTGGTTGAACGTTAGCGTGAATCCTATACATGAAAATGATCAAGCACAACAACCATACTGGAATCGAGTTACAGCTTATTTTCATGAGCATAAGCAATTTGATTCTGATCGAACTGCAAACTCTTTGATGCATCGATGGTCTGCAATTCAAATTGCTGTAAGTAAATTCCAAGAATATTACAACCAAATAGATGCTAAAGATCAGAGTTTAACCACAGAACAAAATAAG GTATGCCAAGCATTGGAAATGTACAAAAGCTTACACAAAACTTCTTTCACATTCATGCACTGTTGGAATGAGTTGCGATATGCACCAAAATTTGCCTCCAACGTAttaaagaaaaaaaacaaaaaaccaCAACATTCAAGTACAGTAACCTCCTCTCCGTCTACTCCGGATTCAGTTAGTTTAAATGAAGAAGCTGAAGCTACTATAGAACAAACAATGGGAAGGAAAGCAACTGAAGAATTGTACAAGAGAGCAAAAAGGAAGATTCAAGAAGCTGAAAAAGCAGAAGATGAATACTTTAAAGCAATATTTCTTGAGATAAAGGAAACACAATTGGTCGCAAGAGATGAAATGATCAAACGAGTGGATGAGCTAATGAAACTGGAGAGGGAAAGATTTGAACAAGAAAAAAGAAACGAGGAAAGAGAAAAAGAACAGGAAGAACGGGAAAGGAAAAAGGAAGAGCGAGAAAGGAAGAAGGAAGAACGCGAAGAAATACTTTATGAGCAGCGCATCATGTCTACTGATACTACCAAGATGGATGAAATTGAAACAGAGTATTATAGTTTACTCAAAACTTCAATTATTAAAAAAAGACGCATCACAGGATTTCAGTTTTAA